The following coding sequences lie in one Spinacia oleracea cultivar Varoflay chromosome 1, BTI_SOV_V1, whole genome shotgun sequence genomic window:
- the LOC110786788 gene encoding phosphoglucan phosphatase LSF2, chloroplastic, which yields METLGKTWLSVIPTIPSLENGIKTKKLVTNLSFPASVKTGIRCTLSGDGIEEKPSSNSTITIPKKSKMEEYNAAMKNMMKNPYEYHHELGMNYTLIHDNLIVGSQPQKPEDIDHLKLNENVAYILNLQQDKDIEYWGIDFDSILKRCQQIGICHIRKPAKDFDPNSLRGMLPKAVSSLDWAISEGKGRVYVHCTAGLGRAPAVAITYMFWFCGMNLNKAYAELTSKRPCGPNKLAIRGATYDLAKNDPWKEPFESLSEHAFEDIADWERKLIQERVRALRRT from the exons ATGGAAACTCTTGGAAAAACTTGGTTATCTGTAATACCCACAATTCCTTCACTTGAAAATGGCATCAAAACCAAGAAATTGGTTACAAATCTCAGTTTTCCTGCTTCTGTAAAAACTGGGATTCGATGCACATTATCCGGGGATGGGATCGAAGAGAAACCCTCAAGTAATTCCACAATCACAATTCCCAAGAAAAGTAAGATGGAGGAGTATAATGCTGCTATGAAGAATATGATGAAGAACCCATATGAGTATCACCATGAACTTG GAATGAACTACACTTTGATACATGATAACTTGATTGTGGGCTCACAGCCTCAAAAGCCTGAAGATATCGATCATTTGAAGTTGAATGAAAACGTTGCATACATCCTGAACTTGCAGCAGGACAAGGACATCGAGTATTGGGGGATTGACTTTGACTCCATATTGAAGCGATGTCAACAGATTGGGATATGTCACATTAGAAAGCCT GCTAAAGATTTTGATCCAAATTCTTTGAGAGGTATGTTGCCTAAAGCTGTATCATCATTGGACTGGGCAATTTCAGAAGGGAAAGGAAGAGTATATGTTCATTGTACTGCTGGACTTGGGAGAGCCCCTGCTGTTGCAATCACTTATATGTTCTGGTTTTGTGGCATGAAT CTGAACAAGGCATATGCTGAACTTACTTCAAAAAGACCTTGCGGCCCCAACAAATTAGCAATACGTGGAGCTACTTATGATCttgctaaaaatgacccttggAAGGAACCATTCGAGAGTCTCTCAGAGCATGCTTTTGAGGATATAGCAGATTGGGAAAGGAAGCTGATTCAGGAACGAGTGCGTGCCCTTCGTAGAACATAA